In the genome of Ensifer adhaerens, one region contains:
- a CDS encoding methionyl-tRNA formyltransferase, whose amino-acid sequence MSVRVLFLGSHLRSFHCFRYLLQNVPEAHVVAIAPHRRQPPIRPDQDVRMLAEQYGIPVIEHDAIKDQDYDLGISLLYDRILPPEIVDYPQRGFVNIHMAPLPRFRGANGVMHAIRLARQDNVWEFGVTMHYVDHGLDTGPIIEMLPVPIFEDDTAYDLHTRASGRILELFTRNIHRLIEADGRIPAQPQDPEAVSYYFRRRDVISEIDITRDPQQIYDEVRAMTFPGKRKPTFHIGDKRFYISIEE is encoded by the coding sequence ATGTCAGTCCGTGTCCTTTTCCTCGGCAGCCACCTTCGCAGCTTTCACTGCTTTCGCTATCTGTTGCAGAATGTGCCGGAGGCACATGTCGTCGCGATCGCGCCGCATCGCCGCCAGCCGCCGATCCGTCCGGATCAGGATGTCCGCATGCTCGCCGAACAATATGGCATCCCGGTCATCGAGCATGATGCGATCAAGGATCAGGACTATGACCTCGGCATCAGCCTGCTCTACGACCGCATCCTGCCGCCCGAAATTGTCGATTACCCGCAGCGCGGCTTTGTCAACATTCATATGGCCCCCTTGCCGCGTTTCCGCGGCGCCAATGGAGTGATGCATGCGATCCGCCTTGCCCGCCAGGACAATGTCTGGGAATTCGGGGTCACCATGCATTATGTCGACCACGGGCTGGATACGGGGCCGATCATCGAAATGCTGCCCGTGCCCATTTTCGAGGACGACACGGCCTACGATCTTCACACCCGTGCCTCCGGCCGCATCTTGGAACTGTTCACACGAAACATTCACCGCCTGATCGAGGCGGATGGTCGAATTCCGGCACAGCCACAAGATCCCGAGGCGGTCTCCTACTATTTCCGCAGACGCGACGTGATTTCCGAGATCGACATCACCCGTGATCCGCAGCAGATTTACGATGAGGTGCGCGCAATGACCTTCCCCGGCAAGCGCAAGCCCACTTTCCATATCGGCGACAAGCGTTTTTACATTTCGATCGAGGAATAA
- a CDS encoding Predicted SAM-depedendent methyltransferase encodes MEQPLLKLHLGCGSRYIPGFVNIDRRPLPNADRVHDARTLEFVPNNSVSLIYAGQILEYFDREEVQSVLAEWSRTLVSGGILRLCVPNFEVYTRLYLTGLSLDWFVGSMYGRIASGPGPYDYHRTTYDEPSLRGVLTRAGFVDIAHWDWRTTEHADIDDFSQAYFPHMEKERGIQWNLNLEGRKP; translated from the coding sequence ATGGAGCAGCCTCTACTCAAACTGCATCTGGGTTGCGGGTCACGCTACATCCCCGGCTTCGTAAATATCGACCGGCGGCCCTTGCCGAATGCGGATCGTGTACACGATGCCCGCACTCTTGAATTCGTCCCGAACAACAGCGTTTCGCTGATCTATGCCGGCCAGATCCTCGAATATTTCGACCGGGAAGAGGTTCAGTCCGTTCTGGCCGAGTGGAGTCGAACGCTGGTCTCGGGCGGCATCCTGCGCCTCTGCGTTCCGAACTTCGAGGTTTATACGCGGCTCTATTTGACAGGTCTTTCGCTGGACTGGTTCGTGGGCTCCATGTACGGGCGGATAGCCAGTGGCCCGGGGCCCTATGATTATCATCGCACCACCTATGACGAACCATCGTTGCGCGGTGTACTGACACGGGCCGGCTTCGTGGACATCGCGCACTGGGACTGGCGCACCACCGAACATGCCGACATCGACGACTTTTCGCAGGCCTACTTCCCGCACATGGAAAAGGAACGCGGCATTCAGTGGAATCTCAATCTGGAAGGGCGAAAGCCGTAA